AAAAGAATGCAGGAATTGGAAGCGGTTTCACAAATGAGGATTACCAGGAGGCAGGGGCAGAAATTCTGACTGAAGCCAAAGATGTTTGGAATCGTGCAGACATGGTGATGAAAGTAAAAGAGCCTCTCGAATCCGAATATCAATATTTCCGTGAAGGACTAGTCTTATTTACATATCTCCATTTGGCAGCAGTCCCTGAGCTTGCAAAAGCACTTACAGAGAGCAAAGTAACGGCCATTGCCTACGAAACGGTGGAAGTAAACCGTACGCTTCCTCTCCTTACACCAATGAGTGAGGTTGCCGGACGTATGGCTGCTCAGATCGGGGCCCAGTTCCTTGAAAAGCCAAAAGGCGGAAGCGGCGTGCTCCTCTCAGGTGTGCCGGGTGTTAAACGTGGAAAAGTTACCATTATTGGCGGCGGAGTTGTTGGAACAAACGCAGCCAAAATTGCCATGGGACTCGGCGCTGACGTTACGATTATTGATGTGAATCCGGAACGCCTCCGTCAGCTGGACGATATTTTCGGTACGGAAATCAACACACTTATGAGTAACCCGATTTCCATAGCTCAAGCGGTAAAAGAATCAGACCTTCTCATCGGGGCCGTATTAATTCCCGGAGCAAAGGCGCCTCGTCTTGTTACTGAAGATATGATTAAGGAAATGATGCCGGGCTCTGTTATTGTGGATGTTGCCATTGACCAGGGCGGAATCGTTGAGACAGTAGACCGTATTACGACTCACGATAACCCAACCTATACAAAGCATGGTGTCGTTCATTATGCTGTTGCGAATATGCCTGGTGCTGTTCCGCGAACGTCTACAATCGCACTTACAAACGTGACTGTGCCATATGCGGTACAGATCGCAAACAAAGGTGTTGTAAGAGCGATTCAGGAGAACCCTGCGTTAAAACCAGGCGTAAATACAGCGGGCGGTCATGTCACTTACGAAGCAGTGGCACGTGATCTTGGCTACGACTACATGCCTGTTGAGAATGTGCTTTAATTAGAGCCAAACAACAGAACCGTCCGTAACCAGTGCTTATCTGGATTACCGGACGGTTCTTTTTTATTCTCCTGCGGCTGCTTCTTCCAGGGTTTTTGTAATCGAGACTAGTTTGTCTATCTGTTCCAGTGTGTCTTCGATGGAAGCATACTGCTCTTCAACAGAAGCGAGTACTTCTTCGACTGCTGCACTGGACTGCTGTGTATAGCTGCTTACAGTGGCGGACTCATTTATAATCCGTTTTGTTTCATCATCCACCTCATTCATCTGCGCTTCTACTTCCTCACTCTTACAGGCTGTTTCATTTGCGTGCTTCATTAATTCATCAAAGCGGTTGCTTGCTTCGAACGTTTCAGTTAAGTTTGCAGCTACCAACTCGCGGTTCACATTCATATCTTCCTTTACCATAGCAATATCAGCTTCAATTTTTGTTAATTTATCACTGATTTTTTTCGTAGAGTCATTTGAGTCTTCTGCAAGCTTCCGTACTTCATTTGCAACCACAGCAAAACCTCTTCCCGACTCCCCGGCTCTGGCTGCTTCGATGGAGGCGTTCAGTGCCAGCAGGTGGGTCTGGTCGGATATTCCCTTGATTGCCTTTACCATGTTGCCGATTTCCCTGCTTTCCTGATAAAGCTGGTCCACAACGCTTGTCTGCTGCTCAAACCCACCATGGATTTCTTTCATCCTCGATGAGAGTGTATTCATTTTTTTATGACCTTCCTCAGTGGAAGAAGCCGTTTCCTTGGAAAGGGTATACATCAATTTAGCTGCATCATTTACTCTCTTAACAGCAGATCCCGTATGTGACACGGACTGATGGATGTCTGTCATGCTCGCAGCCGAGCTTTCAATGCCTTTGGACATTTCTGTAAAAGATAGGGTAATCTCTTTGGAAATCGCCCCCGTGTGTTTCATCTGATCATTGACCCGGCTCGTAACCTTGGTGAGTATCTCAATTGAGTGGTTAATTTCACTCAGCATCCCTTCCACTCTCTCTTTTCCCGCAGCTATATGGTTTTGCTGGGTGCTCATATTCCGCTGCATATTCTCCCCCATTTTTGCCTGGGCAACAAGAGCAATCGTTGTAATGATAAAGAGAATATTCAGGGAAACGAGAATATCATTTCCAAGCCCCATAAACATTTCTTCCCTGAACGTGATAAAGAAATAATTTGTAAGAGCAAGCCCACCGACAGCTGCCATGGCAATGGCCCGGAAGTTGTGATAGAGAGTCACAAAGGCCACACACACATAAACCATAATATAATTGGATAGTTTCGGCGAGGTTGATACCATAAAGTAAATGAGTATTAAAAAGTTGAATACAACAATGTACTGAACGTAAGACGGAAACCAGCCCTTTAACGTTATAATCGTAATGACTCCTAAAGCGAAGAATCCAACGGCCGCATATGTAATCAGCCCCCGGGCAGGTACCTGTGCTGCAAAATTGCTTAACAGCCCTATGGCATATGCTACCCATAACAGCTTCATCATCAGCCGGTTCCGTTTATCATGATGCTCTCTTTTCTCCCTCATGTGTAACACCCCTTGTTTTGTCTTTACAAAGAAATGTGTCTTTTGAATGATCATTCATTCAAAATTTTCTATTTTTCGACACTTTCCATAATCATACAAAACAAATAGAGCGCTTTCAATTTAAATAAGAAATCAATACTAGGTCTTTTTTATTTGTTTGAGTAAATCGATACTTCGCCTCACTCTGACTCGTAGATGTTTTCATCAAGGTGACACCTTTTGAAAAAAGCGTTCTATTTCAAACTTCTGACGGGCCTCGTCGTTTTATATCCACAATTACCTATTTCTTTACCTTCAGCATGATGAATGTCACCTTTGCGGTTGGTGCAGCCGCTGCTCTCCTGACGTATGGTGGAACGAGCTCCTTTCCCCCGCCAGTGGTTAGTGAAGGGGATGCACCTGTGGATACGAGAGTGATGTATACCCCGGAATCACAGGATGGTATCTATCGCCTTGATCCTTATTTTCTTTCTTCCCTTTTAACATTTCTGTCAAGCTTTCTGATGTATTTTCTAATGTAATAGTGATGTGAAATCGTAATAAACAAATTAAAGAGCAGACCTCAACAGGCCTGCTCTTTTTAAAAACCCCTTATATCTTAACACTCTCCACCCAGTCCGTAATTCGTTTTACCTGGACGAGGTTATCGTGCTCCATTGCCTGGCTGCTTCCGGAGATGTAGACCGCTTTCATTTCCTGCAAAAGGGCCGGTGCAATTTCGTTTATGAAGTTATCACCTACAGAAACCGTTTCTGAAGGCTTCACACCAAACTCTTTTGTAAGTTCATTGAAGTAATGATCGGTCAGGCTTGGCTTTTTCGCCGATGTAACCACTTTTGAAAACACGCCTTTTAAATTGAGCTCGCTGAACAAACGGCCAACGTCATCTGCATCACTGTTTGTCATGAGAACAATATTTGTCTTTTCTTTTAATTGAAGCAAAAACTCCCGGAGACCCGGAATCGGATCAAGCTGGAATTCGTCTGTCACCATGTATTCCTTTGTTTCACAATATCTTTTATAGCAGTCTTTCACGCCGTAGTGCTTGGCACAGGCAAAAGGAAGCCACCAGCCGTCACCAATGGCAACGATGGTTTCAAAATCAAACTCAAGGTTTCCTTTATATGTATCTTTCACTTTTTCCAATGGCCATTTTGTTCCATCCCAGTTGTGTGCTTCCACTACTGAAAGGGTCATAGGATCGACAGTCAGAACCGCATCATGTTCCACGTCGTAAGCCTTCCCTACTTCAAGGACATGTTCTCCGTTTTTAGACTTTTCATAGTCTGCCCAGAATGCTTCTTTATCCTCTTCTGCTACATCTATCGCAAGTCGCTTCGCATAATAATCAAAATGGTCCGTTCCTTCATATAGCGTTCCGTCTAAATCAAAAATGTATAATTTCTCAACCTGCATTGCCACACTCTCCCCCGGAAAGATTCGTAAACACTACTTTTTAGAGTAATCTTTTTATGTCCCGAGCGCAAGGTTCTACAAGATTTTAGTAAAAAGGATTCGAGAGATGTGGAAATCAGCAAAAAAATAAACGGATTTTGACTATTTTGTAAAGTTTGCAAAGGCTTTGTGGATTCTTGTAAAGGTTCGGTTAGGAAACGGTAAAAGCTATAGTATTCCAACCTCCCTTCCTGCATAATCGCATTTGTAAGTAAAAAACTTACATACTTTGAAAAAAAGAAAAGAGGGGTTTTGCAAGATGAAGAAGTTATTCACGGTTTTAATGACTTCAGTGATCGTTGCAGGGTTGGTTGCCTGCGGAGAGTCTGAAGGAGCTCAGGAAGAAACAGCTTCCAATGAGACTGATACTGAAGAAACAACAGAAGACGATGATGCGTCTGAAGACGACGCTTCTGAAGAGGAAGAAGAAGCTGCTGACAGACCTGATTCCATTACAATGGGGTTCGTTCCCTCTACTGATTCCGATCAAATTGCGGCGACTGTAGAGCCACTTGCAGAACGCCTTTCTGAAGAGCTTGGAATTGAAGTTGAAGGTACAGTTATGACAAACTACTCCGCTTTGGTTGAGGCAATGGGAAGCGGGCAGGTTGAAGTAGGGTTTATCCCGGCATTTGCTTATGTACTGGCAAGTGAACGTCATGATATCGAGGTTATTTTAAAGTCTATCCGTAACGGTGAAGACAGCTACCGCGCTCAATATTCTGTGAGAGCAGATTCCGGTATTGAGAGTCTTGAAGATCTCGAAGGCAAAGTTTGGGCATTCCCTGATGTAGCTTCTACCAGTGGCTACCTTTTCCCTGCTACCCAGCTTCGTACTGAGCTTGGTGTAGACGAAGATGATTTCTTCGCTGACCTCCTTGAAGCAGGTTCCCACGATAACGCCCTTATCACTGTACTCGTAGGTAATGCCGATGTAGCAACAACGTTTGAAGATGCCCGTGACGTTATTGCTGATGACTACCCTGAAGTATTTGACGAAGAAACTGGTTTAATTCAACTTGGATTTACTGAGCCAATTCCAAACGATACAATCTCTGTTATTCCTGGTCTTGGAAGCTTTAAAGATGAAATACAGCAGGCTTTCCTTTCTTTCAATGATAATGAGGAAATGATTGAAATCATGCAGGAAGTTTACCGTTGGGACGGCATTGCTGAAGCTGCTGACGAAGACTACGACATCGTCCGTGAAGCTTATGAGCTGTTCTCAGACGAAGTTGATCCGCTTAACTAATTAATCATTTGATGACAATAGGAAAAAGAGGTTGGGACATAAAGAGAGTGTTTAGCAGTAGTTCCGAACAATGAGCGAACATAGCGGATGAAAGATACGTAGATTCCTGCGGGATGAAAAGCGAAGATGAGACCCCGCAGGGCAAAGCCCGAGGAGGCTCAGCCGCTTCCCGCGGAAAGCGAAGTATCTTCAAGGAGCGATTTATATGCATTGCACATTGTTTGTTCGGATTCACTAAACCTTTCTGCCCTAGCCTCTTTTCTATGTCTATGAAAATAAAAAGGAGATTCTTTCCACCTAACACAATCCAGGGGGTACATACAACAATGGTTGAATTCAAAAACACGTCACTTGTTTATCCAAACGGCACACAGGGACTAAAAGATGTAAACATTAAAATTAACGAAGGAGAGTTTGTCGTAATTGTCGGACTTTCAGGCGCAGGTAAGTCCA
This DNA window, taken from Alteribacter keqinensis, encodes the following:
- the ald gene encoding alanine dehydrogenase, whose protein sequence is MKIGVPGEIKNNENRIALTPGGVLLLKQAGHDVYVEKNAGIGSGFTNEDYQEAGAEILTEAKDVWNRADMVMKVKEPLESEYQYFREGLVLFTYLHLAAVPELAKALTESKVTAIAYETVEVNRTLPLLTPMSEVAGRMAAQIGAQFLEKPKGGSGVLLSGVPGVKRGKVTIIGGGVVGTNAAKIAMGLGADVTIIDVNPERLRQLDDIFGTEINTLMSNPISIAQAVKESDLLIGAVLIPGAKAPRLVTEDMIKEMMPGSVIVDVAIDQGGIVETVDRITTHDNPTYTKHGVVHYAVANMPGAVPRTSTIALTNVTVPYAVQIANKGVVRAIQENPALKPGVNTAGGHVTYEAVARDLGYDYMPVENVL
- a CDS encoding HAD family hydrolase, which gives rise to MQVEKLYIFDLDGTLYEGTDHFDYYAKRLAIDVAEEDKEAFWADYEKSKNGEHVLEVGKAYDVEHDAVLTVDPMTLSVVEAHNWDGTKWPLEKVKDTYKGNLEFDFETIVAIGDGWWLPFACAKHYGVKDCYKRYCETKEYMVTDEFQLDPIPGLREFLLQLKEKTNIVLMTNSDADDVGRLFSELNLKGVFSKVVTSAKKPSLTDHYFNELTKEFGVKPSETVSVGDNFINEIAPALLQEMKAVYISGSSQAMEHDNLVQVKRITDWVESVKI
- a CDS encoding phosphate/phosphite/phosphonate ABC transporter substrate-binding protein codes for the protein MKKLFTVLMTSVIVAGLVACGESEGAQEETASNETDTEETTEDDDASEDDASEEEEEAADRPDSITMGFVPSTDSDQIAATVEPLAERLSEELGIEVEGTVMTNYSALVEAMGSGQVEVGFIPAFAYVLASERHDIEVILKSIRNGEDSYRAQYSVRADSGIESLEDLEGKVWAFPDVASTSGYLFPATQLRTELGVDEDDFFADLLEAGSHDNALITVLVGNADVATTFEDARDVIADDYPEVFDEETGLIQLGFTEPIPNDTISVIPGLGSFKDEIQQAFLSFNDNEEMIEIMQEVYRWDGIAEAADEDYDIVREAYELFSDEVDPLN
- a CDS encoding methyl-accepting chemotaxis protein — translated: MREKREHHDKRNRLMMKLLWVAYAIGLLSNFAAQVPARGLITYAAVGFFALGVITIITLKGWFPSYVQYIVVFNFLILIYFMVSTSPKLSNYIMVYVCVAFVTLYHNFRAIAMAAVGGLALTNYFFITFREEMFMGLGNDILVSLNILFIITTIALVAQAKMGENMQRNMSTQQNHIAAGKERVEGMLSEINHSIEILTKVTSRVNDQMKHTGAISKEITLSFTEMSKGIESSAASMTDIHQSVSHTGSAVKRVNDAAKLMYTLSKETASSTEEGHKKMNTLSSRMKEIHGGFEQQTSVVDQLYQESREIGNMVKAIKGISDQTHLLALNASIEAARAGESGRGFAVVANEVRKLAEDSNDSTKKISDKLTKIEADIAMVKEDMNVNRELVAANLTETFEASNRFDELMKHANETACKSEEVEAQMNEVDDETKRIINESATVSSYTQQSSAAVEEVLASVEEQYASIEDTLEQIDKLVSITKTLEEAAAGE